A single region of the Vicia villosa cultivar HV-30 ecotype Madison, WI linkage group LG4, Vvil1.0, whole genome shotgun sequence genome encodes:
- the LOC131597321 gene encoding uncharacterized protein LOC131597321: MPTHGGSGVNAIEIEAMNVVPDVSRLTFPFLSVKQHLINNGIIPDCGIDCMNCKSQYEGCDELKVMVQRLMDEGPLQFYRKRGNVRVASDEVVVIDIPYEPVAPISIQVPVQIPIVIPYAEQPAALMIIVPGPIPYERRGPSKEKFVEAAVANADNFVGTGRITRSGRVFSPQPVQNNADALARSKGKQEVTDDQDSPIQNGASNNAVSSKDLEELLRIIKKSDYEVVEQLGQTQSKISILQLLMCSEGHRDALLRILNGAYVPHEIFVNQLEAMANNILAGNGLGFTDCDLPLEGRNHNKAFHISMECKGTTLSRVLVDTGSPLNVLPKSALMRIDYAGVELSHSELVVRAFDGSRRFVFREVDLPIQVGPWVFTTTFYVMDIQPAYCFCGEEDYIVSHFSSFRYVEIKGEIHETPFQVFEAVNAVRTPLYEITKP; this comes from the exons ATGCCAACTCACGGAGGCTCGGGTGTGAATGCTATTGAGATTGAAGCAATGAATGTGGTACCTGATGTGAGTCGGTTGACATTTCCATTCCTATCTGTGAAGCAACATCTGATTAACAATGGTATAATACCGGATTGTGGCATTGATTGTATGAATTGTAAGAGCCAATACGAGGGTTGCGATGAACTAAAGGTCATGGTTCAGAGATTGATGGATGAAGGTCCTCTCCAGTTCTATAGAAAGAGGGGAAACGTGAGGGTTGCAAGTGATGAGGTAGTGGTAATTGACATTCCATATGAACCCGTGGCTCCTATCAGTATTCAGGTTCCTGTTCAGATACCTATCGTCATTCCCTATGCAGAGCAACCAGCGGCATTGATGATTATTGTTCCTGGGCCGATTCCATATGAGA GAAGAGGGCCGTCTAAAGAGAAATTTGTTGAGGCCGCAGTTGCAAATGCCGATAATTTTGTCGGTACTGGTAGAATCACTCGCAGTGGAAGGGTGTTCTCTCCCCAGCCCGTACAAAAcaatgcagatgctttggctaggTCCAAAGGCAAACAAGAGGTGACTGATGACCAGGACTCTCCAATTCAGAATGGGGCATCCAATAATGCCGTATCTTCCAAGGATTTGGAGGAATTATTGAGAATCATCAAGAAGTCTGATTACGAAGTGGTTGAGCAGCTGGGTCAGACCCAAtcaaagatttccatcttgcAATTGTTGATGTGTTCGGAGGGTCATAGAGACGCTCTCTTGAGAATTCTGAATGGTGCCTACGTGCCGCATGAGATATTTGTGAATCAGTTAGAGGCGATGGCCAATAATATTTTAGCTGGAAATGGTTTGGGGTTTACTGATTGTGATCTTCCTCTTGAGGGGAGAAACCACAACAAGGCGTTTCACATTTCGATGgagtgtaaggggacgactttgtcccgtgttttggttgatacAGGTTCTCCCTTGAATGTGCTTCCCAAATCGGCCCTTATGAGAATTGACTATGCTGGTGTTGAGTTGAGTCACAGTGAGTTGGTGGTACGTGCTTTCGATGGTTCAAGGAGGTTTGTGTTCAGAGAAGTAGATCTGCCAATCCAAGTTGGTCCTTGGGTCTTCACCACGACCTTTTacgtgatggatattcaacctgcTTATTGTT TTTGTGGTGAGGAGGATTACATCGTGAGTCACTTTTCTTCTTTCCGATATGTGGAGATCAaaggtgaaatacatgagacgcCGTTCCAAGTGTTCGAGGCTGTAaatgctgtgagaactcctctttatgagataacgaagccaTAA